The Roseofilum reptotaenium CS-1145 genomic sequence TTTGTGCATAAAATCGCGCCAAATCGGAGCTACAAATGTACCTCCAGTAACTCCCTTAGCCAGAGGTCTATAATCATCATTGCCCACCCAAACCGCTACAGATAATTGGGGCACATAACCCACAAACCAAATATCCCGCTCCGAAGTTGTGGTTCCCGTTTTACCAGCCGCTGGACGGCCCAATCTAGCACCAGTAGCCGTTCCCCGTGAAATCACCCCTTGTAACGTGCTATTGAGAGAAGCCACCGCCCAAGGATCGAGAATCAGCTTCGGCTTAGGCGTATTATCCAATAAAACATTGCCATGGCTATCAATCACTTGGGCAATAAACGTCGGTTGTGAATGCCAACCATTGTTCGCAAACGTCGCAAACGCACCAGCCATCTCTAAAGGTGTTAAGTCAACCGATCCCAAAGGTAAGGAAATTACCGGGTCCATAGGACTTTTAATCCCCAAATTACGGACGACTTCAACCACCTTATTCAGACCAACCGCTTGACCAATTTTAACCGCTGGTACATTCAAAGATACTTCAAGAGACTTTCGCAAACTTACCGGCCCGGAAAAACTCCCCCCATAGTTTTGGGGAGAATAATAGCCACTACCATCCCGATACCTGACTGGCGAGTCATTTACCACCGACTCAGGTGTATATTTGCCACTGGCAAATGCCGCATAGTAAACAAACGGTTTAAACGAAGACCCCGGTTGTCGTTGCGCTTGCACCGCTCGGTTATATTGACTGGTTTCATAGTCAAACCCTCCGACCATAGCTTTCACAAAGTGGGTGCGAGGGTCAACCGCTACAAGAGCTAATTGTCCATTATCGTAATCGTAATAAACACCTCGGCTATAGAGGCGACTATGCCAATCCTTAACCGTTTGCTCGGCAATTCGTTGGAGCCTCAGATCGATGGTGGTTTGAATCCGCAATCCGCCTTTGACCACCATATCGCGACCAAAGCGGTCTGAGAGTTCTTGAATTACTGCCTCCGTTAAATAGGGCACTTTACTTTGACCAAAAGAAGTCACCCGTCCCACCAATAACGGCTGTTCTTTCGCTTCTTTCTCTTCCTCAGCCGTAATCCAATTCAATTCTCGCATCCGCCCCAAAACGATCGCCTGCTGTCGTTTGGCTAACTTATAATCCACAAAGGGGCTAAAACTCTCGGGCGCTTGAATCAAACCCGCCATCATTGCTGATTCTGCCAACGTTAGATCCGCTGCCGCTTTGGCAAAATAACTTTGGGCAGCCGTCTCTACTCCATATGTATTATGACCCCAGTACACCTGGTTCAGATATAGTTCTAAAATCTCATCTTTGGTCAGAATTTGCTCTAAGCGCAGGGCTAAAACCGCTTCAGCGACCTTCCGGCTCAATTGCCGCTCTGGAGACAGAAACAGGTTTTTCACCAACTGCATCGTAATGGTGGAAGCCCCCTCTCGAATCCCTCCCTTCTCAATATTGGCTAACAATGCCCGACCGACACTACTGGGATTAATCCCATTGTGCTGGTAGAAATGGGAATCCTCGATCGCCAACACCGCCAGTTTCAAATGGGGAGAAATCCGCTCTAGAGGAACCACTTCCCGGTTGGCCTCATCATGAATCCGGGTCAGCAGTTCACCATTAATATCGTAGATATAACTGGTCTCTGTCGGCATATAGCTTCTCAGGCTGCGGACATCCGGCAGATTCCGAAAACTTAAGGCCAAACCCACCAGTCCTCCAGCAAAGATAGAACTGGTGAGCATCATCACTCCCAAAATCGTACCCCCTGCCACTTTGCCCACACCTTGGACAAATTGAAGGGCCGGGGTAATAGATTTAGATGGCTTACGACTGATAGTATTAGACGACACGGTGATTTAACTTCCTCAGCTCGAACAAATGGATAGGGATAAGAACCAGACCTTGAGTCTTAGGGGATGGATGAATGGGGACTGACCCATAGTTTAACCTGTACCCGCGATAAGTGTTAACAGTTATTACAGAGATTAGCAAAATATTAATGGATTATAGAACTTCTGATCCCATGACAAGTATCAACTCAACCTGGAATTGGCTGCATCGCGGTGTAAGTGAAATTTTTCCCGATCGCCCCGATAGTCACGATCCTGATGAGAACTTACAACGACGCATTGAGCAGTCCGGACAACCGTTGAGAGTAAAATTAGGCATCGATCCCACTGGGACAGATTTGCATCTCGGCCATAGTATTGCTGTGCGGAAATTGCGAGCCTTTCAGGATGCTGGCCATACAGCAGTTTTGATTATTGGTGATTTTACCGCTCAAATTGGTGACCCAACCGGAAAATCTGAGGTGCGCCGTCAATTAACGGGCGAACAGGTGAAGGAAAATGCCCAAACCTATTTGGATCAATTGCGTCCTATCCTAGATTTTGAGACTCCCGGACGGTTGGAAATTCGCTATAACTCGGAATGGTTGAGCCAGTTGGATTTAAGTGAAATTTTAAAACTTTTGGCCACGATGACGGTGGGCCAAATGTTGGCGAAAGAAGGCTTTGCTGAACGCTATAGCCAGGAAAATCCGATCTATCTCCATGAGTTTCTCTATCCTCTGATGCAAGGCTATGATTCTGTGGCAGTCAAGGCTGATGTGGAGTTAGGAGGAACTGACCAAAAGTTTAATATTGCCGTGGGTCGAGATTTACAGCGCCATTTTGGACTTAAACCTCAGTTTGGTTTGTTAGTCCCGATTTTGCTGGGGACGGATGGAGTGCAGAAAATGTCGAAATCCTTGGGCAATTATGTGGGAGTGTGGGAGAATGCTGTCACCATGTATTCTAAGTTGGAAAAAACTCCGGATTCGATTATTCAAGATTATGTGGAGTTGCTCACTAATCTTTCTTGGGATCAGTTACCAGACAATCCTAGGGAACGGCAAAAGGTATTAGCGTTGGATGTGGTAACTCAGTATAAGGGGCAGGAAGCGGCTTTAGAAGCTCAAAAAGCAGCGTTGAGTCAAGGAGAAGCGGGAACGATTCCTGAGTTTAGTTTGCAAAATGTGGAGTTTCCAGCCAAGTTATTTTACATTGTCAGCGCAGCGGGATTATCCAAGGGATCTTCGGAAGCGAGGCGTTTGATCCAAGGCGGTGGGGTAAAATTAGCTGGGGAAAAAGTGAGCAATCCCAATTTAGTGTTTGAACAAGCTGAGGAGATGGAGGGCAAAGTGTTGCAGGTGGGTAAAAACAAGTTTGCGCGGTTGATGAAATAAGGAGGGGAAAGTATGACGGCTGGCCACCGCATTATCGTGCCGTTGGATGTTTCAAGTCGGGAAGAGGCGATCGCTCTTTTGGATCGATTGCCCGATGTCGAGT encodes the following:
- a CDS encoding transglycosylase domain-containing protein, which gives rise to MSSNTISRKPSKSITPALQFVQGVGKVAGGTILGVMMLTSSIFAGGLVGLALSFRNLPDVRSLRSYMPTETSYIYDINGELLTRIHDEANREVVPLERISPHLKLAVLAIEDSHFYQHNGINPSSVGRALLANIEKGGIREGASTITMQLVKNLFLSPERQLSRKVAEAVLALRLEQILTKDEILELYLNQVYWGHNTYGVETAAQSYFAKAAADLTLAESAMMAGLIQAPESFSPFVDYKLAKRQQAIVLGRMRELNWITAEEEKEAKEQPLLVGRVTSFGQSKVPYLTEAVIQELSDRFGRDMVVKGGLRIQTTIDLRLQRIAEQTVKDWHSRLYSRGVYYDYDNGQLALVAVDPRTHFVKAMVGGFDYETSQYNRAVQAQRQPGSSFKPFVYYAAFASGKYTPESVVNDSPVRYRDGSGYYSPQNYGGSFSGPVSLRKSLEVSLNVPAVKIGQAVGLNKVVEVVRNLGIKSPMDPVISLPLGSVDLTPLEMAGAFATFANNGWHSQPTFIAQVIDSHGNVLLDNTPKPKLILDPWAVASLNSTLQGVISRGTATGARLGRPAAGKTGTTTSERDIWFVGYVPQLSVAVWVGNDDYRPLAKGVTGGTFVAPIWRDFMHKALANEPVEKFRSPSEFPRPQP
- the tyrS gene encoding tyrosine--tRNA ligase, with product MTSINSTWNWLHRGVSEIFPDRPDSHDPDENLQRRIEQSGQPLRVKLGIDPTGTDLHLGHSIAVRKLRAFQDAGHTAVLIIGDFTAQIGDPTGKSEVRRQLTGEQVKENAQTYLDQLRPILDFETPGRLEIRYNSEWLSQLDLSEILKLLATMTVGQMLAKEGFAERYSQENPIYLHEFLYPLMQGYDSVAVKADVELGGTDQKFNIAVGRDLQRHFGLKPQFGLLVPILLGTDGVQKMSKSLGNYVGVWENAVTMYSKLEKTPDSIIQDYVELLTNLSWDQLPDNPRERQKVLALDVVTQYKGQEAALEAQKAALSQGEAGTIPEFSLQNVEFPAKLFYIVSAAGLSKGSSEARRLIQGGGVKLAGEKVSNPNLVFEQAEEMEGKVLQVGKNKFARLMK